A part of Gemmatimonas groenlandica genomic DNA contains:
- a CDS encoding S9 family peptidase — MTFASLHVRTLRGALTVGALASPIIALPTRAFAQSAAKATIEQFMSPASPLTLASARKADRIAWMVYDRGLRNVYTAAAPSFRAVRVTNFLKDDGTDLSDVELSDDGSIIVFVRGSAPNRYGWVANPSHDPAGAERAIWAVRSTGGPAWRVAVGAAPELSPDGRTVLFTRDGQIYHARVMRGAPVTAMDTGGVPFIQAWGRNGAPKWSPDGKRIAFVSDRENHAFIAVYDVATRTVKYIAPSVDCDGGATWSPDSKRLAFYRRPGTPFGNQQQRGTGGIGNPAGPAANLNAAPVVGNPSGGCAAGPGGGGGGAARAGAETRQDSARAGLRRSPGFYSATFAAGHTLELMIADVTTGDAKRVWRNAPRDSVFTSLNNMAWAGNSVIFPVNVPKDEWERWYSIPVSGGEPTLLTTTDGMIEDATSVALSKDGGSTLYYCTNATDIERRHIWAVPTSGGTPRRVSSGEGIETYPQPLASGKSLAVIYFDAKTPASIAIVPTAGGAPNRVFPTLAASFPSAAHVVPEIVKTKAADGLEISNTLFMPKDMKPGEKRPALIFVHGGPRRQMMPGYHYMQFYHWAYAVNQWLADQGYVVLSINYRSGVGYGKSFANAPNTQGRGNSEYQDVVAGAKYLQGRADVDPTRVGIWGLSYGGLLTSQALARNSDIFVAGADLAGVHMYGNVIDTANLAFKSSAVGAIDGWKSPVFLVHGDDDRNVDFAQTVGLVQLLRARDVYHELIVVPDDLHESMLHANWIDTFDRMGVFLKRFEWNKEKAPSMKQ, encoded by the coding sequence AGTCGGCCGCCAAAGCGACCATCGAGCAGTTCATGTCGCCGGCGTCGCCGCTCACGCTCGCCTCCGCACGCAAGGCGGACCGCATTGCGTGGATGGTGTACGACCGCGGACTCCGGAACGTGTACACTGCCGCGGCGCCAAGCTTTCGCGCCGTGCGTGTGACGAACTTTCTGAAGGACGACGGCACCGATCTGAGCGACGTCGAGTTGTCGGACGATGGCAGCATCATCGTGTTCGTGCGCGGCTCGGCGCCGAATCGATATGGCTGGGTCGCCAATCCGTCGCATGACCCTGCGGGCGCCGAGCGCGCGATTTGGGCGGTGCGATCCACCGGCGGACCGGCGTGGCGCGTGGCCGTCGGCGCGGCGCCGGAGTTGTCACCGGACGGCCGTACGGTGCTGTTTACGCGCGATGGGCAGATCTACCACGCGCGCGTCATGCGCGGTGCACCGGTCACCGCCATGGATACGGGCGGAGTGCCATTCATTCAGGCGTGGGGCCGAAATGGCGCACCCAAGTGGTCACCCGACGGGAAGCGCATCGCGTTCGTGAGCGACCGTGAGAATCACGCGTTCATCGCCGTCTACGACGTGGCCACGCGCACGGTGAAGTACATCGCGCCTAGCGTGGACTGTGACGGCGGCGCGACCTGGTCACCCGACAGCAAGCGATTGGCGTTCTATCGCCGGCCGGGCACGCCGTTCGGCAATCAGCAGCAGCGCGGAACCGGCGGTATCGGGAATCCGGCGGGGCCTGCGGCGAACCTCAATGCTGCCCCAGTGGTCGGAAATCCCTCTGGTGGGTGCGCCGCGGGACCTGGCGGCGGTGGTGGCGGTGCGGCGCGCGCCGGCGCCGAAACGCGTCAGGATAGCGCGCGCGCCGGACTGCGTCGCTCGCCCGGCTTCTACAGTGCCACCTTCGCTGCGGGCCACACGCTCGAGCTGATGATCGCCGATGTCACCACGGGCGACGCGAAGCGGGTGTGGCGCAATGCGCCGCGCGACAGTGTGTTCACGTCGCTCAACAACATGGCGTGGGCCGGCAACAGCGTGATCTTTCCGGTGAATGTGCCGAAGGATGAGTGGGAGCGCTGGTACTCTATTCCGGTGAGCGGGGGCGAGCCCACGCTGCTCACCACGACCGACGGCATGATCGAAGACGCCACCTCGGTCGCGTTGTCGAAGGATGGCGGTAGCACGCTGTACTACTGCACGAATGCCACCGATATCGAACGCCGGCACATCTGGGCCGTGCCCACGTCGGGCGGCACACCGCGTCGTGTCTCGAGCGGTGAGGGCATCGAGACGTATCCGCAGCCGCTGGCCAGTGGCAAGTCGCTGGCCGTGATCTACTTCGATGCGAAGACACCGGCGTCGATTGCGATCGTCCCTACCGCGGGCGGGGCGCCAAATCGCGTCTTTCCCACGCTGGCTGCGAGCTTCCCGAGCGCCGCACACGTGGTGCCGGAGATCGTAAAAACAAAAGCGGCCGACGGGCTCGAGATCAGCAATACGCTGTTCATGCCGAAGGACATGAAGCCCGGTGAGAAGCGGCCTGCGCTGATCTTTGTGCACGGCGGACCGCGTCGGCAGATGATGCCGGGCTACCACTACATGCAGTTCTACCACTGGGCATATGCCGTGAATCAGTGGCTGGCTGATCAGGGCTACGTGGTGCTGTCGATCAACTATCGCAGTGGTGTGGGCTACGGCAAGAGTTTCGCGAATGCGCCGAATACGCAGGGACGCGGCAACTCCGAGTATCAGGACGTGGTGGCCGGCGCCAAGTATCTGCAGGGCCGCGCCGATGTCGATCCCACGCGCGTGGGTATCTGGGGATTGTCGTACGGCGGCCTGCTCACGTCGCAGGCGCTGGCGCGCAACTCCGACATCTTCGTCGCCGGTGCCGACCTGGCTGGTGTGCACATGTACGGCAACGTGATCGATACCGCCAACCTCGCCTTCAAGTCGAGCGCGGTCGGTGCCATCGACGGTTGGAAATCACCGGTGTTCCTGGTGCACGGCGACGACGATCGCAACGTGGACTTCGCACAAACGGTCGGACTCGTGCAGTTGCTCCGGGCCCGCGATGTGTATCACGAACTGATCGTGGTGCCGGATGACCTGCACGAGTCGATGCTGCACGCGAACTGGATCGACACCTTCGACCGCATGGGCGTATTCCTCAAGCGGTTCGAGTGGAACAAGGAAAAGGCGCCGAGCATGAAACAGTAG
- a CDS encoding gamma-glutamyltransferase, which yields MSVLSPLLLAATLAAHDGVQPDTAALRGARQPATSVNGAVVFAHDGQLYLQRSIGTEAVRITSGSAWHRDPTFTTDGRAIVFASDSLGNYDLWQMPVNTTAAGSASVQIGAITRLTSSAAHETSPSVGPDARVAFVRGSGGATRVWMRNADGTERRLSATEQTERAPRLSPDGKRIAFIVINEAGRRVLVRSVENGTSPTVNTTASSDATVESLDWSPDGRLAVSTRSGVYALATDGSFSALVSKTHGDVDWSADGLFIMIAEYSEVVVGYNGDPDRGLDRTAVERFSGATAASTKGDAMVRVLAPAAPDAGRTAAVTSLPDGRAVRNAAAFDRLWERLARTYFSGADAAARRAQWDAVRTTQRPRALAAANDSALQQVLYDTQQARPPLRADATGRAAVSSAHPVATEAGLEVMRRGGNVIDAAVAVSFALGVVEPDASGIAGYGEMVIALKGRATPTVIEFMSRVPEEGGLNNTSLLVNGRYPSDGPVLVNVPGTVAGMYTAWQKYGSKKVPWADLLAPAIRAARNGYEVSQGLATTLATEREHYAKYEGSRALFFRNGQPMVAGDTLKNPDLAWVLEQIAAKGADGFYKGEVATKWVADLRGKGNAMKLSDLARYFAPERESISGTYRNYTIYSSAPPVSGGAELVARLNLLEQSPAPSRTGKRYTDDPASLHAALSAWFLVPSSRNRIADPAMWPIDVAPIVDKDTARLRWRCFDANKALTPASVRGDTLPCLPKATPAAVPTKPADATDVAAANATAAESPCGDEHAAEMTVCHAAGTTSFAVADNEGNAVSVTQTLGTWGGNFYVTPGLGFLSNDKLTSYGTDPTQYGSRLPFARHGSTLAPTIAYKNGKPFFAVGAAGNAWITSAVYQTLLGALDYNLGPQAALELPRYLPGGGFGGAPGAAAGTPVPYTLQLEDGFSPTVIARLRALGYDINFVSLPGELREGYGAAVRIDGKVVTAGADPRRTGAAGAITGAITGTKK from the coding sequence ATGTCTGTGCTCTCTCCGTTGCTTCTGGCGGCCACGCTTGCCGCACACGATGGTGTGCAGCCTGACACGGCGGCGCTGCGCGGTGCGCGGCAACCGGCCACCTCAGTGAACGGCGCGGTGGTCTTCGCGCACGACGGGCAGTTGTACCTGCAGCGCAGCATCGGCACCGAGGCCGTCCGCATTACCAGCGGCTCGGCGTGGCATCGCGATCCCACATTCACGACCGACGGCAGGGCGATCGTGTTCGCCTCCGACTCTCTGGGCAACTACGACCTGTGGCAAATGCCAGTGAACACCACCGCCGCCGGCAGCGCGAGTGTGCAGATCGGCGCGATCACGCGGCTCACCAGCAGCGCTGCGCATGAGACGTCGCCGAGCGTGGGTCCGGATGCGCGCGTGGCCTTCGTGCGGGGCAGCGGTGGGGCCACGCGCGTGTGGATGCGCAACGCCGATGGCACGGAGCGGCGTCTCTCCGCCACCGAGCAAACGGAGCGAGCGCCGCGTTTGTCTCCCGACGGCAAGCGCATCGCCTTCATCGTGATCAACGAAGCGGGCCGACGCGTGCTCGTCCGGTCCGTGGAGAACGGCACCTCCCCCACGGTGAATACGACGGCCAGCAGCGACGCAACGGTGGAATCGCTGGATTGGTCGCCCGATGGGCGGCTCGCAGTGTCGACGCGCAGCGGTGTGTATGCGCTGGCGACGGATGGGTCGTTCAGCGCGCTGGTGTCGAAGACACACGGTGATGTGGACTGGTCGGCCGACGGCCTGTTCATCATGATCGCCGAGTACTCCGAGGTCGTCGTGGGCTACAACGGCGATCCCGATCGCGGTCTCGATCGCACCGCCGTCGAACGGTTCAGTGGTGCTACCGCCGCCAGTACGAAAGGCGATGCGATGGTTCGCGTGCTCGCCCCGGCGGCGCCGGATGCCGGGCGCACGGCCGCGGTGACGTCGTTGCCCGACGGCCGCGCGGTGCGCAACGCGGCCGCGTTCGATCGGCTATGGGAGCGACTCGCGCGCACGTACTTCAGCGGGGCCGACGCCGCTGCACGCCGCGCGCAGTGGGACGCGGTGCGCACAACGCAACGCCCGCGCGCACTGGCCGCCGCGAACGACAGCGCGCTGCAGCAGGTGCTGTACGACACGCAGCAGGCGCGCCCGCCGCTGCGCGCCGACGCGACGGGGCGCGCTGCCGTCTCGAGCGCGCATCCGGTGGCGACCGAGGCCGGCCTCGAAGTCATGCGTCGTGGCGGCAACGTGATCGACGCCGCCGTGGCCGTGAGCTTCGCCCTCGGCGTGGTGGAGCCCGATGCCAGCGGTATTGCCGGCTACGGCGAGATGGTGATCGCGCTCAAGGGGCGCGCCACGCCCACGGTGATCGAGTTCATGAGCCGCGTGCCGGAAGAAGGCGGCTTGAACAACACGTCGCTGCTGGTGAATGGTCGTTACCCGAGCGACGGTCCGGTGCTGGTGAACGTGCCGGGCACCGTCGCCGGCATGTATACCGCTTGGCAGAAGTACGGCAGCAAGAAGGTGCCGTGGGCCGACTTGCTCGCGCCGGCCATCCGTGCGGCGCGCAACGGCTACGAAGTGAGTCAGGGACTCGCCACCACGCTCGCCACGGAACGCGAACACTACGCGAAGTACGAGGGCAGTCGCGCACTGTTCTTCCGCAACGGACAGCCTATGGTGGCCGGCGACACGCTCAAGAATCCCGATTTGGCCTGGGTACTCGAGCAAATTGCGGCCAAGGGCGCCGACGGCTTTTACAAGGGCGAGGTGGCCACCAAGTGGGTGGCCGATCTGCGCGGCAAGGGCAACGCCATGAAGCTGTCCGACCTCGCGCGCTATTTCGCGCCCGAGCGTGAGTCGATCAGCGGCACCTATCGCAACTACACGATCTACTCCAGCGCACCACCGGTGAGTGGCGGCGCAGAACTGGTGGCGCGGCTCAATTTGCTCGAGCAGTCCCCTGCCCCGTCGCGCACGGGCAAGCGGTACACCGACGATCCGGCGTCGCTGCACGCGGCGCTGTCGGCATGGTTCCTGGTGCCGTCGTCGCGCAATCGTATTGCCGATCCCGCCATGTGGCCCATCGATGTGGCGCCCATCGTCGACAAGGATACGGCGCGATTGCGCTGGCGCTGCTTCGATGCCAACAAGGCGCTCACGCCGGCGTCGGTGCGCGGCGATACCCTGCCGTGCCTGCCGAAGGCGACGCCCGCCGCCGTACCGACCAAGCCGGCCGACGCAACGGATGTCGCCGCAGCGAATGCGACCGCAGCAGAGTCGCCGTGCGGCGACGAGCACGCCGCCGAGATGACCGTGTGCCATGCGGCCGGCACGACCTCGTTTGCCGTGGCGGATAACGAGGGCAATGCGGTGTCCGTCACGCAGACCCTCGGGACATGGGGAGGCAACTTCTACGTCACGCCCGGACTCGGTTTCTTGAGTAACGACAAGCTCACGAGCTACGGCACCGACCCCACGCAGTACGGATCACGACTGCCCTTCGCACGGCATGGAAGCACGCTGGCGCCCACGATCGCCTACAAAAACGGCAAGCCGTTCTTCGCGGTGGGCGCCGCCGGGAATGCGTGGATCACGTCGGCCGTGTATCAAACGCTGCTTGGCGCGCTCGACTACAACTTGGGGCCGCAAGCAGCGCTCGAGCTGCCGCGCTATCTGCCCGGCGGTGGGTTCGGCGGCGCACCGGGAGCCGCCGCGGGAACGCCCGTTCCGTACACGCTGCAACTAGAGGACGGCTTCTCACCCACGGTGATCGCTCGCCTTCGCGCATTGGGCTACGACATCAACTTCGTGTCGCTTCCGGGCGAACTGCGCGAAGGCTACGGGGCGGCGGTACGCATCGATGGCAAGGTGGTCACCGCCGGCGCCGATCCACGACGGACCGGCGCGGCGGGCGCGATCACGGGCGCCATCACGGGAACCAAGAAGTAA